One window of Bos indicus isolate NIAB-ARS_2022 breed Sahiwal x Tharparkar chromosome 18, NIAB-ARS_B.indTharparkar_mat_pri_1.0, whole genome shotgun sequence genomic DNA carries:
- the LOC139177345 gene encoding metalloproteinase inhibitor 1-like isoform X5: MTLEVKGGTTMGPAFLLAFPLLLALSTPCDAFIIGNILEHGKDTALKRSYRINITQILKIPKKTPPITSVYTPKDWGSCGYEVRTSQQSQLLIAGYLRKGALYFTRCHMVYFWYRLTDEQRLGFQELYKNGCKCQIQPCLLCWRHCPQPDRRECVWRQKDCNYRIWNGDQSLYSMCAPRPDGHCGWTRIDILNYHRETTPPPPRQTTPEMLYIM; this comes from the exons ATGACCCTGGAGGTGAAGGGAG GGACCACCATGGGTCCTGCCTTCCTGCTGGCCTTTCCTTTGCTGCTGGCTCTGTCAACACCCTGTGATGCCT TTATAATAGGTAACATACTGGAACATGGAAAGGACACCGCATTAAAACGAAGCTACAGAATCAACATCACTCAG ATACTCAAGATTCCCAAGAAGACCCCCCCCATCACTTCTGTCTACACACCCAAGGACTGGGGTAGCTGTGGTTACGAGGTGAGGACTTCTCAACAATCACAGTTACTTATTGCAG GCTATCTGAGGAAGGGGGCGTTGTACTTCACAAGATGCCACATGGTATATTTCTGGTACCGTCTCACCGACGAGCAGAGGTTAGGTTTCCAGGAGCTGTACAAAAACGGATGCAAATGTCAG aTTCAGCCGTGCCTTCTCTGCTGGCGCCATTGCCCCCAGCCTGATAGGCGAGAGTGTGTGTGGAGGCAGAAAGACTGCAATTACAGGATATGGAACGGAGACCAGTCCCTGTACTCCATGTGCGCCCCCAGGCCCGATGGTCACTGTGGATGGACCAGAATCGACATCCTAAATTACCACCGCGAGACCACTCCTCCCCCACCCCGACAAACAACCCCTGAAATGTTGTATATTATGTGA
- the LOC139177345 gene encoding metalloproteinase inhibitor 1-like isoform X1, giving the protein MTLEVKGGTTMGPAFLLAFPLLLALSTPCDACECKIQHPQTFYCMSDIVIIGNILEHGKDTALKRSYRINITQVRPNITQILKIPKKTPPITSVYTPKDWGSCGYEVRTSQQSQLLIAGYLRKGALYFTRCHMVYFWYRLTDEQRLGFQELYKNGCKCQIQPCLLCWRHCPQPDRRECVWRQKDCNYRIWNGDQSLYSMCAPRPDGHCGWTRIDILNYHRETTPPPPRQTTPEMLYIM; this is encoded by the exons ATGACCCTGGAGGTGAAGGGAG GGACCACCATGGGTCCTGCCTTCCTGCTGGCCTTTCCTTTGCTGCTGGCTCTGTCAACACCCTGTGATGCCTGTGAGTGTAAAATTCAGCATCCTCAGACATTTTACTGTATGTCAGACATCG TTATAATAGGTAACATACTGGAACATGGAAAGGACACCGCATTAAAACGAAGCTACAGAATCAACATCACTCAGGTGAGACCCAACATCACTCAG ATACTCAAGATTCCCAAGAAGACCCCCCCCATCACTTCTGTCTACACACCCAAGGACTGGGGTAGCTGTGGTTACGAGGTGAGGACTTCTCAACAATCACAGTTACTTATTGCAG GCTATCTGAGGAAGGGGGCGTTGTACTTCACAAGATGCCACATGGTATATTTCTGGTACCGTCTCACCGACGAGCAGAGGTTAGGTTTCCAGGAGCTGTACAAAAACGGATGCAAATGTCAG aTTCAGCCGTGCCTTCTCTGCTGGCGCCATTGCCCCCAGCCTGATAGGCGAGAGTGTGTGTGGAGGCAGAAAGACTGCAATTACAGGATATGGAACGGAGACCAGTCCCTGTACTCCATGTGCGCCCCCAGGCCCGATGGTCACTGTGGATGGACCAGAATCGACATCCTAAATTACCACCGCGAGACCACTCCTCCCCCACCCCGACAAACAACCCCTGAAATGTTGTATATTATGTGA
- the LOC139177345 gene encoding metalloproteinase inhibitor 1-like isoform X4, translated as MTLEVKGGTTMGPAFLLAFPLLLALSTPCDAFIIGNILEHGKDTALKRSYRINITQVRPNITQILKIPKKTPPITSVYTPKDWGSCGYEVRTSQQSQLLIAGYLRKGALYFTRCHMVYFWYRLTDEQRLGFQELYKNGCKCQIQPCLLCWRHCPQPDRRECVWRQKDCNYRIWNGDQSLYSMCAPRPDGHCGWTRIDILNYHRETTPPPPRQTTPEMLYIM; from the exons ATGACCCTGGAGGTGAAGGGAG GGACCACCATGGGTCCTGCCTTCCTGCTGGCCTTTCCTTTGCTGCTGGCTCTGTCAACACCCTGTGATGCCT TTATAATAGGTAACATACTGGAACATGGAAAGGACACCGCATTAAAACGAAGCTACAGAATCAACATCACTCAGGTGAGACCCAACATCACTCAG ATACTCAAGATTCCCAAGAAGACCCCCCCCATCACTTCTGTCTACACACCCAAGGACTGGGGTAGCTGTGGTTACGAGGTGAGGACTTCTCAACAATCACAGTTACTTATTGCAG GCTATCTGAGGAAGGGGGCGTTGTACTTCACAAGATGCCACATGGTATATTTCTGGTACCGTCTCACCGACGAGCAGAGGTTAGGTTTCCAGGAGCTGTACAAAAACGGATGCAAATGTCAG aTTCAGCCGTGCCTTCTCTGCTGGCGCCATTGCCCCCAGCCTGATAGGCGAGAGTGTGTGTGGAGGCAGAAAGACTGCAATTACAGGATATGGAACGGAGACCAGTCCCTGTACTCCATGTGCGCCCCCAGGCCCGATGGTCACTGTGGATGGACCAGAATCGACATCCTAAATTACCACCGCGAGACCACTCCTCCCCCACCCCGACAAACAACCCCTGAAATGTTGTATATTATGTGA
- the LOC139177345 gene encoding metalloproteinase inhibitor 1-like isoform X2: MTLEVKGGTTMGPAFLLAFPLLLALSTPCDACECKIQHPQTFYCMSDIVIIGNILEHGKDTALKRSYRINITQILKIPKKTPPITSVYTPKDWGSCGYEVRTSQQSQLLIAGYLRKGALYFTRCHMVYFWYRLTDEQRLGFQELYKNGCKCQIQPCLLCWRHCPQPDRRECVWRQKDCNYRIWNGDQSLYSMCAPRPDGHCGWTRIDILNYHRETTPPPPRQTTPEMLYIM, encoded by the exons ATGACCCTGGAGGTGAAGGGAG GGACCACCATGGGTCCTGCCTTCCTGCTGGCCTTTCCTTTGCTGCTGGCTCTGTCAACACCCTGTGATGCCTGTGAGTGTAAAATTCAGCATCCTCAGACATTTTACTGTATGTCAGACATCG TTATAATAGGTAACATACTGGAACATGGAAAGGACACCGCATTAAAACGAAGCTACAGAATCAACATCACTCAG ATACTCAAGATTCCCAAGAAGACCCCCCCCATCACTTCTGTCTACACACCCAAGGACTGGGGTAGCTGTGGTTACGAGGTGAGGACTTCTCAACAATCACAGTTACTTATTGCAG GCTATCTGAGGAAGGGGGCGTTGTACTTCACAAGATGCCACATGGTATATTTCTGGTACCGTCTCACCGACGAGCAGAGGTTAGGTTTCCAGGAGCTGTACAAAAACGGATGCAAATGTCAG aTTCAGCCGTGCCTTCTCTGCTGGCGCCATTGCCCCCAGCCTGATAGGCGAGAGTGTGTGTGGAGGCAGAAAGACTGCAATTACAGGATATGGAACGGAGACCAGTCCCTGTACTCCATGTGCGCCCCCAGGCCCGATGGTCACTGTGGATGGACCAGAATCGACATCCTAAATTACCACCGCGAGACCACTCCTCCCCCACCCCGACAAACAACCCCTGAAATGTTGTATATTATGTGA
- the LOC139177345 gene encoding metalloproteinase inhibitor 1-like isoform X3: MGPAFLLAFPLLLALSTPCDACECKIQHPQTFYCMSDIVIIGNILEHGKDTALKRSYRINITQVRPNITQILKIPKKTPPITSVYTPKDWGSCGYEVRTSQQSQLLIAGYLRKGALYFTRCHMVYFWYRLTDEQRLGFQELYKNGCKCQIQPCLLCWRHCPQPDRRECVWRQKDCNYRIWNGDQSLYSMCAPRPDGHCGWTRIDILNYHRETTPPPPRQTTPEMLYIM; the protein is encoded by the exons ATGGGTCCTGCCTTCCTGCTGGCCTTTCCTTTGCTGCTGGCTCTGTCAACACCCTGTGATGCCTGTGAGTGTAAAATTCAGCATCCTCAGACATTTTACTGTATGTCAGACATCG TTATAATAGGTAACATACTGGAACATGGAAAGGACACCGCATTAAAACGAAGCTACAGAATCAACATCACTCAGGTGAGACCCAACATCACTCAG ATACTCAAGATTCCCAAGAAGACCCCCCCCATCACTTCTGTCTACACACCCAAGGACTGGGGTAGCTGTGGTTACGAGGTGAGGACTTCTCAACAATCACAGTTACTTATTGCAG GCTATCTGAGGAAGGGGGCGTTGTACTTCACAAGATGCCACATGGTATATTTCTGGTACCGTCTCACCGACGAGCAGAGGTTAGGTTTCCAGGAGCTGTACAAAAACGGATGCAAATGTCAG aTTCAGCCGTGCCTTCTCTGCTGGCGCCATTGCCCCCAGCCTGATAGGCGAGAGTGTGTGTGGAGGCAGAAAGACTGCAATTACAGGATATGGAACGGAGACCAGTCCCTGTACTCCATGTGCGCCCCCAGGCCCGATGGTCACTGTGGATGGACCAGAATCGACATCCTAAATTACCACCGCGAGACCACTCCTCCCCCACCCCGACAAACAACCCCTGAAATGTTGTATATTATGTGA
- the LOC139177345 gene encoding metalloproteinase inhibitor 1-like isoform X6, giving the protein MGPAFLLAFPLLLALSTPCDAFIIGNILEHGKDTALKRSYRINITQVRPNITQILKIPKKTPPITSVYTPKDWGSCGYEVRTSQQSQLLIAGYLRKGALYFTRCHMVYFWYRLTDEQRLGFQELYKNGCKCQIQPCLLCWRHCPQPDRRECVWRQKDCNYRIWNGDQSLYSMCAPRPDGHCGWTRIDILNYHRETTPPPPRQTTPEMLYIM; this is encoded by the exons ATGGGTCCTGCCTTCCTGCTGGCCTTTCCTTTGCTGCTGGCTCTGTCAACACCCTGTGATGCCT TTATAATAGGTAACATACTGGAACATGGAAAGGACACCGCATTAAAACGAAGCTACAGAATCAACATCACTCAGGTGAGACCCAACATCACTCAG ATACTCAAGATTCCCAAGAAGACCCCCCCCATCACTTCTGTCTACACACCCAAGGACTGGGGTAGCTGTGGTTACGAGGTGAGGACTTCTCAACAATCACAGTTACTTATTGCAG GCTATCTGAGGAAGGGGGCGTTGTACTTCACAAGATGCCACATGGTATATTTCTGGTACCGTCTCACCGACGAGCAGAGGTTAGGTTTCCAGGAGCTGTACAAAAACGGATGCAAATGTCAG aTTCAGCCGTGCCTTCTCTGCTGGCGCCATTGCCCCCAGCCTGATAGGCGAGAGTGTGTGTGGAGGCAGAAAGACTGCAATTACAGGATATGGAACGGAGACCAGTCCCTGTACTCCATGTGCGCCCCCAGGCCCGATGGTCACTGTGGATGGACCAGAATCGACATCCTAAATTACCACCGCGAGACCACTCCTCCCCCACCCCGACAAACAACCCCTGAAATGTTGTATATTATGTGA